The nucleotide window CCGGCGCCAAACGCCCGTACTCCGCAATTTCCGGGAAGATTTCCTTTGCGCCCGGACCCGTCCAGGGAACGGTGAGTGCCCTGTGGTCTTCCTGTACCTTGCCTTTGTTCCAAAGAGAAGTTACCCGGTAAATGTTATTATTATTGACATGAAACTTATCAAAGCTCATTTCAAAATAAACATATTTAAAAAGCAACAGGCAAGCTGCGATAGCGATGGCCAGCCCCATGACATTGATACCGGTGAAAAATTTTTCCTTCCATAGGTTACGGAAAGTGGCGCGGGCAAGGTCTTTGAACATATGGGAAACGTTATGTCTAAAAATAATTATTATCTCCGGAAAAATACCCGAATTGGCCCCTGCCCTGCGTTCTTTCTTCAGCTTGATATGTTGGTACCCCGCAATAAAAAAGAGATACCCGCTTGAGTATCTCCTTTTATGCATTTCCATCTGGTTATTTTTCCCGGATGGCAGTCTTGTCATGTAATATCATTTCAGCGATCTGGTCTTTACGTTTGAAAGAAACACCTTTGTGCTGTTGCATGTATTTAATGAGATCGTATGCCGTCTTTACCATCTGTGGCGTACCTCCGATACGGTCGTGGAAGCTGATGGACAGCTGTCTTCTTTTAAATTCTCCTTCAGCATACAGCTGGTCAAAATCTGCCTTTACCTGAGAGAAAAACTGGTCTACCGAAAAATGTCTTCCTTCAATGAGCAGTATATCATTATTTCTCAGTGTATAAGGCACCACCGCAAAATCCCGGTTATTTACCCGGATGATAAAGGGCTCATCTCTGCTTAAATCATCAATATGATAGGTAAACCCAAGCTCCTGCAGTATTTTCAGGGTGTTTTCCCCTCTGCGCAGCCAGTTGGCGTTATATCCTACGGTAGTAGCTCCTGTAACTTTTTTAACAGCATCCAGCCCGTCCTTTATAAATTTCTTTTCATCTTCATAGGGCAGATTATACTGTGCGCTCCAGTTCATTCCATGGGCAGCAGCTTCATGGCCCCGGTCCACTATTTCCTTTGCCAGCCGGGGATTGTTGAGCACCGCGGATCCCACCATATGTGAGGTTACCTTAATGCCCAGTTTATCCCAGTTATCCAGCATCCGGGGAATGCCTTCCTTGTAGCCATATTGATACCAGGTTGCTGCCGGCAAATCGCTGTATCCTTTTTCCATATTCTGCGGGAATGGGCTCTCCGCATTATCGGGTTGTCCACCTGATTCGAATTGCATGGAGATAGACACGACTAATCTGGAGCCATCTGCCCATCGGGTGGCTGTGTTCATAGCATGTTCCTGTGTTGGGATATTTAGTAAATCTGTGAACGGCAAAAGGCTGAGTGCGCCGATTTTACCGGTTTGTTTGATGAATGTCCGTCTTGTGCTCATAAATGGTCAGTGCCGGTTCTTTAAAGATGTCCCTGACACTGATGCAAAACTCCGACAGATTACCTGCAAAAGCGCTGTACATTTCATTGAAAAATCGGTAAATATCGGGGATACAACAGGACTATTGAATACGGAGACGTCTATACATACCGATCAGTATAATCACACAGGTGGCCAGCATGGTTAATGCAACTAATATCAGCAGGAAAGAGATGATGCCATCCACTAAAGGTGTTCCTGCTTGCCCGCCTGCTATAGGCATCATTTTACCAGCACCAGTAATCGCTGCTATTAAAACCGCGATCAGATTAGCGAATGTGCCGTACACCACCAGCCAGTATGTTATCTTCAACCAGGTGGGGGATATCATCATTTTTTCCCATATCAGTCCCAGTACTATTAAAAA belongs to Chitinophaga sp. HK235 and includes:
- a CDS encoding polysaccharide deacetylase family protein, translating into MSTRRTFIKQTGKIGALSLLPFTDLLNIPTQEHAMNTATRWADGSRLVVSISMQFESGGQPDNAESPFPQNMEKGYSDLPAATWYQYGYKEGIPRMLDNWDKLGIKVTSHMVGSAVLNNPRLAKEIVDRGHEAAAHGMNWSAQYNLPYEDEKKFIKDGLDAVKKVTGATTVGYNANWLRRGENTLKILQELGFTYHIDDLSRDEPFIIRVNNRDFAVVPYTLRNNDILLIEGRHFSVDQFFSQVKADFDQLYAEGEFKRRQLSISFHDRIGGTPQMVKTAYDLIKYMQQHKGVSFKRKDQIAEMILHDKTAIREK